A single Arachidicoccus sp. BS20 DNA region contains:
- a CDS encoding MBL fold metallo-hydrolase, which yields MYIEQLYTGCLSEAAYYIESNGEAAIIDPMRDIEPYLELAESRNAKIKYVFETHFHADFISGHLDLSGITGAPIIYGPKTEANFDVKIAKDNEMFPLGNCSIQVLHTPGHTLESSCFLLKDESGKDYAIFTGDTLFIGDVGRPDLAQKGESLTTQDLAGMMYESLQSKIMPLADDVLVYPAHGAGSSCGKNLGSETVSTIGEQKQTNYALQQTSKDDFVKAVTEGLSEPPQYFPVNASINKNGYSSLDNVLDKALTALSVEDFDKKSKEENTWIIDTRNKEIFTEGFVPNSVFIGLDGRFAEWAGSIIPFDKKLLIVAEQGMEREAMIRLARVGFDKMQGFLNGGFEAWKNADKPIDMIINVDADELAMDIPFDENIVVLDVRKETEFADGHVKDAVNIPVTNLTDPVSIAAFEDNDNIYVHCQSGYRSTIAASLLKKQDIHNLRNVTGGWEAIKQQENIETEKSVEALN from the coding sequence ATGTACATTGAACAATTATATACAGGTTGCCTCAGCGAAGCGGCTTATTACATCGAAAGCAACGGCGAAGCGGCAATCATTGACCCGATGCGCGATATTGAGCCGTATCTCGAACTGGCAGAAAGCAGAAACGCGAAAATCAAGTACGTTTTTGAAACGCATTTCCACGCCGACTTCATCAGCGGGCATCTGGATTTGAGCGGCATCACAGGCGCGCCCATTATTTACGGTCCAAAAACCGAAGCGAATTTTGACGTGAAAATTGCAAAGGATAACGAAATGTTTCCTTTGGGAAATTGCAGCATCCAGGTGTTGCACACACCCGGACACACACTGGAAAGTTCCTGTTTTCTGCTGAAAGATGAAAGCGGAAAAGACTACGCAATTTTCACAGGCGACACTTTATTCATCGGAGATGTCGGTCGTCCCGATTTGGCACAAAAAGGCGAAAGCCTTACCACACAAGACCTTGCCGGCATGATGTATGAAAGCCTGCAAAGCAAAATTATGCCTTTGGCAGATGATGTGCTGGTATATCCCGCACACGGCGCAGGCAGCAGTTGCGGAAAAAACCTTGGCTCAGAAACCGTGAGTACAATTGGCGAACAAAAACAAACCAACTACGCTTTGCAACAAACTTCAAAAGACGATTTTGTAAAAGCCGTAACCGAAGGATTGAGCGAACCGCCGCAATATTTTCCTGTAAACGCATCTATTAATAAAAACGGATATTCTTCTTTGGATAATGTTTTGGATAAAGCATTAACAGCATTGTCCGTTGAAGATTTTGATAAAAAATCTAAAGAAGAAAATACGTGGATTATCGACACGCGTAACAAAGAAATTTTTACCGAAGGATTTGTTCCAAATTCGGTATTCATAGGGCTTGACGGGCGATTTGCCGAATGGGCGGGAAGCATTATTCCGTTCGATAAAAAATTATTGATTGTTGCCGAACAAGGCATGGAACGCGAAGCGATGATTCGCCTGGCGCGCGTGGGTTTCGACAAAATGCAAGGTTTTCTCAACGGCGGCTTTGAGGCATGGAAAAATGCCGACAAACCGATTGACATGATTATCAATGTAGATGCCGACGAGCTTGCAATGGACATTCCTTTTGACGAAAATATTGTGGTGCTGGATGTGCGCAAAGAAACCGAATTTGCGGACGGACATGTGAAAGATGCCGTGAATATTCCTGTAACTAATCTTACCGACCCTGTGAGCATCGCAGCCTTTGAGGATAACGATAATATTTACGTGCATTGCCAAAGCGGCTATCGCAGTACAATCGCTGCATCTCTACTAAAAAAGCAAGACATTCATAATCTGCGAAATGTTACAGGCGGCTGGGAAGCGATTAAACAACAGGAAAATATTGAAACGGAAAAATCTGTTGAAGCGTTGAATTGA
- a CDS encoding ArsR/SmtB family transcription factor yields MSTTQSIIIKFPASSEEITIDFLRMKKAALILRAINHKLRLQIVKLIQEHQKITVTEIYVKLRLEQSVVSQHLAILRRANLVLTQRDGKFIYYTINYARVKELVGFVDDLLK; encoded by the coding sequence ATGAGCACAACACAATCTATCATTATCAAATTCCCAGCAAGTTCCGAAGAAATTACTATTGACTTTTTACGCATGAAAAAAGCCGCGCTAATACTTCGTGCTATCAATCATAAATTACGCTTACAAATCGTCAAACTGATTCAGGAACACCAGAAAATTACCGTTACCGAAATTTACGTGAAACTACGTTTGGAACAATCTGTAGTTTCCCAGCATCTGGCAATTCTCAGACGCGCCAATTTGGTGCTCACACAACGCGACGGCAAGTTCATTTATTACACCATCAATTACGCCCGCGTAAAAGAACTTGTAGGTTTTGTGGACGATTTGTTGAAATAG
- the tsaB gene encoding tRNA (adenosine(37)-N6)-threonylcarbamoyltransferase complex dimerization subunit type 1 TsaB — translation MALILLIDTALENASIVLADTQHILAEEKNSEQKNHAAFVQTAIESISAKTQTSLKDIDAVAVSAGPGSYTGLRVGMASAKGLCFALNKPLILLNTLKIMAKSTALQLNKQDALYAPMIDARRMEVFAALYDFSLNEIEKTSAFILTEQNFSETFLNHEKEIIFFGNGMDKWKAIAPQGNFSFPENIAIDANAINALAQQSFEKKLFADLAYSEPVYAKSFYTTAKPGKTS, via the coding sequence ATGGCGCTTATTTTATTGATTGACACAGCTTTGGAAAACGCATCGATTGTTCTCGCCGACACGCAGCATATTCTCGCAGAAGAAAAAAATTCAGAGCAAAAAAATCATGCAGCATTTGTGCAGACTGCCATAGAAAGCATTTCAGCCAAAACTCAAACATCATTAAAAGACATTGACGCCGTTGCTGTAAGTGCCGGACCGGGGAGCTATACAGGCTTGCGCGTGGGAATGGCATCGGCAAAAGGCTTGTGCTTTGCCTTGAACAAGCCATTGATTTTGTTGAACACTTTAAAAATCATGGCAAAATCGACAGCGCTGCAACTAAATAAACAAGATGCTTTATACGCGCCCATGATTGATGCACGCAGAATGGAAGTTTTTGCTGCACTTTATGATTTTTCACTGAATGAAATAGAGAAAACAAGCGCATTTATCCTGACCGAGCAAAATTTTTCAGAGACTTTCCTTAACCATGAAAAGGAAATTATTTTCTTTGGAAACGGTATGGACAAATGGAAAGCAATCGCTCCGCAGGGCAACTTTAGTTTTCCCGAAAACATCGCTATTGACGCAAATGCCATTAACGCTTTGGCGCAGCAAAGCTTTGAAAAAAAACTGTTTGCCGACCTTGCTTACAGTGAACCGGTTTATGCAAAAAGTTTCTATACGACAGCGAAGCCCGGCAAAACCAGCTAA
- the purN gene encoding phosphoribosylglycinamide formyltransferase, with translation MNQTCNLAIFASGAGSNALKIIEHFRNNPSVSIKLILCNKPEAGVLKIADENNIQKISIEKESFFRSDKYVELLKHEDINLIVLAGFLWKVPSNLIRAFPERIINIHPALLPKYGGKGMYGHFVHEAVIAAHEKKSGITIHLVDEQYDHGKHLFQAECDVKETDTPDALAQKIHQLEHQYFPQVVEDYINSSLN, from the coding sequence ATGAATCAAACCTGTAACCTCGCCATTTTTGCCTCCGGAGCCGGAAGTAATGCGTTGAAAATCATTGAACATTTCAGAAATAACCCTTCTGTTTCCATCAAGCTGATTTTGTGCAACAAGCCCGAAGCCGGCGTATTGAAAATTGCCGATGAGAATAATATTCAAAAAATATCGATTGAAAAAGAATCTTTTTTCCGTTCCGACAAATATGTTGAATTGCTGAAACATGAAGACATTAACCTGATTGTGCTTGCCGGTTTTCTGTGGAAAGTGCCGTCCAATCTTATCCGGGCATTTCCTGAACGCATCATTAACATTCATCCCGCGCTGTTGCCGAAATATGGAGGAAAGGGTATGTACGGACATTTTGTACACGAAGCCGTCATTGCCGCGCACGAAAAAAAATCGGGCATTACCATTCATTTAGTTGATGAACAATATGACCACGGCAAGCATTTGTTTCAAGCCGAATGTGATGTAAAAGAAACCGATACGCCGGACGCGCTGGCGCAAAAAATCCATCAATTGGAACATCAATATTTTCCGCAGGTTGTCGAAGATTATATCAATTCGTCGCTCAATTAA
- a CDS encoding c-type cytochrome has protein sequence MIQLNRITAKFGFIVSIVFLLFFANSVRAQDGKALFQTNCASCHRIDKDATGPALEHVEDRWPSRDKIIAWVHNSAAVLASGDKYANDLFNRFGKTQMTKFQGILSDKDVDAILDYIKTEQDKQPATATAAGATTTQASGSDNTLLYAVLTGILLIAVFILWQVNTNLKKVAAKKEGQPAIAAIPWYRNKKVITIIAIAIFIYIGFWLSSNAIGIGRQQNYEPRQPIFYSHKVHAGINQISCLYCHTNAQYSRHATVPPINVCMNCHLAINSYSGPQLKDAEGNDIDGTAEIQKLYKYAGFTPGPGATFDASKAKPIPWIRIHELPDHVYFNHSQHVMVGKVQCQTCHGEINKMDEVKQFAPLSMNWCINCHRTTAVQFKDNGFYSIYTKYHEGLKNGTIDSVTVQMIGGTDCQKCHY, from the coding sequence ATGATTCAACTAAATAGAATAACCGCCAAGTTTGGTTTTATTGTAAGTATTGTTTTTTTATTATTTTTTGCAAACAGCGTTCGCGCTCAAGACGGTAAAGCTTTATTTCAGACCAACTGTGCTTCCTGTCACAGAATAGATAAAGATGCCACAGGTCCTGCATTGGAACACGTAGAAGACCGCTGGCCCAGCAGGGATAAAATTATTGCGTGGGTTCACAATAGTGCTGCTGTGTTGGCTTCCGGCGACAAATATGCGAATGACCTCTTTAACAGGTTTGGAAAAACCCAAATGACGAAATTTCAGGGTATTTTGTCCGATAAAGATGTAGATGCGATTCTTGATTATATCAAAACCGAGCAGGATAAACAACCTGCAACTGCAACAGCTGCCGGCGCAACTACAACTCAGGCTTCCGGGAGTGATAATACTTTGCTGTATGCAGTACTTACCGGTATTTTGCTAATAGCAGTATTTATTTTGTGGCAGGTAAATACCAACCTTAAAAAAGTTGCTGCTAAAAAAGAAGGTCAGCCTGCAATTGCTGCAATTCCTTGGTACAGAAATAAAAAGGTAATCACAATTATTGCAATCGCAATATTTATATACATTGGTTTCTGGCTGTCGAGCAATGCGATTGGTATTGGAAGACAACAGAATTACGAGCCACGCCAACCGATTTTCTACTCACACAAAGTTCATGCGGGAATAAATCAAATCAGTTGTTTATATTGTCATACCAATGCGCAATACAGCCGTCATGCAACTGTGCCACCGATTAATGTGTGTATGAACTGCCACTTGGCAATCAATTCATACAGTGGTCCACAACTGAAAGATGCCGAAGGAAATGATATTGACGGAACGGCGGAAATTCAAAAGTTGTACAAGTATGCAGGTTTCACACCGGGTCCCGGCGCAACGTTTGATGCTTCAAAAGCAAAACCAATTCCTTGGATTCGTATTCATGAGTTACCCGACCATGTTTACTTCAACCACTCGCAGCACGTGATGGTAGGTAAAGTTCAGTGTCAGACTTGCCATGGCGAGATTAATAAAATGGATGAAGTAAAACAGTTTGCACCATTAAGTATGAACTGGTGTATCAACTGCCACCGCACAACGGCGGTACAATTTAAGGACAACGGATTTTACAGCATTTATACAAAATATCATGAAGGCTTGAAAAACGGAACAATTGATTCTGTAACCGTGCAAATGATTGGGGGTACTGACTGTCAGAAATGTCACTATTAA
- a CDS encoding TAT-variant-translocated molybdopterin oxidoreductase codes for MANIKHWQSFGERQQTKGFQDANKDEFREELLPFEEVKGGFLNAPTARRDFLKYLGFSTAAAALAASCETPVRRVIPFANKPEDIIPGVADYYATTFVQDGEVLSVLAKVRDGRPIKIEGNELSPVTKGGTSARAQASVVDLYNTARLRFPTINGKEVTFEAIDKAIASELTAPAVILTSSITSPTTLEIINNFIAKYPGSRHVTYDAVSYQGILEANNTTYGKRAIPSYHFENAKVIVGIGADFLGTWVSPVEFSKQYSVNRKIDEKNPMMSKHYQFESILTPTGAAADERILHAPSETGKVVAALLSAVNGQSVSGITDKKLADGIAKVAKDLLANKGQALVVAGSNDVNVQILVNAINEAIGANGKTIDWSVVHNTRQGNDADFIQLVNDMNAGTVKSLLIFGANPAYSWYDSAKFVSGLKKVPTTISFNEKNDESTQLVKYVLPSHNYLESWGDAEPKTGYFSLQQPTINPLFKTRQWQDSLLKWSGNTTSYEDYLINYWTTKIGGGATGWEKALQAGVINPATEPAIAGAPFNAGAVTAAISAATSAKASGNLELVLYQKIAIGEGQGASNPFLQEMPDPISKATWDNYIMISPALAKTLLGIDLTNEGQTDDYEVNVMKPVAKLTAPNGQTIELPVLIIPGTHPNTVGIALGYGRTGKIGKAAAGYGKNAFPLATLKGNAVQFEQYGVKLEKTNDTYKIAQTQLHGTYSSVIGGTREEVIKTLTLPSFVKNPKQILEGREEELKPFGGIDGFVKQGTIYPYYDKPGIHWGMSIDMNACNGCGACVVACNIENNIPIVGKDEVARFHDMHWLRIDRYYSGDVENPNVTFMPMLCQHCDNAPCENVCPVNATNHSQEGLNQMAYNRCIGTRYCANNCPYKVRRFNWADYLGADSFPNNQDQQIVGKLDAPVHDMNEELSRMVLNPDVTVRSRGVMEKCSFCVQRLQDGKLKAKKESRPLKSGENNEWDVKTACQQACASDCITFGNSNDTKSAVSVARHENPLRLFHSLEQLHTLPNVNYLAKVRNTDIEVEETYTA; via the coding sequence ATGGCGAATATTAAACATTGGCAAAGTTTTGGGGAGCGTCAGCAAACAAAAGGTTTTCAGGACGCAAACAAAGACGAATTTCGGGAAGAACTTCTGCCTTTTGAAGAAGTGAAAGGCGGTTTTTTGAATGCGCCTACTGCGAGAAGAGATTTCTTAAAATATCTTGGATTCAGCACGGCTGCGGCTGCGCTTGCTGCAAGTTGCGAAACGCCGGTAAGAAGAGTCATTCCATTTGCTAATAAGCCGGAAGACATTATTCCGGGCGTAGCGGATTATTATGCTACAACCTTTGTTCAGGATGGTGAAGTATTGAGCGTATTGGCTAAAGTGCGCGACGGTCGTCCCATCAAAATTGAAGGAAATGAATTAAGTCCGGTTACAAAAGGTGGAACATCGGCAAGAGCGCAGGCTTCTGTGGTAGATTTATACAACACGGCACGTCTTCGTTTCCCGACTATCAACGGAAAAGAAGTAACTTTTGAAGCGATTGATAAAGCGATTGCAAGCGAATTAACTGCACCTGCCGTAATTTTAACTTCATCCATCACATCGCCTACAACGCTTGAAATCATTAATAATTTTATTGCAAAATATCCCGGAAGCCGCCATGTAACTTACGATGCGGTTTCTTATCAGGGAATTTTGGAAGCAAATAATACAACTTACGGAAAACGCGCAATTCCTTCTTATCATTTTGAAAATGCAAAAGTGATAGTTGGCATTGGTGCAGATTTCCTGGGAACCTGGGTTTCTCCGGTGGAATTTTCAAAACAATATTCCGTGAATAGGAAGATTGACGAGAAAAATCCTATGATGAGCAAACATTATCAGTTTGAAAGTATTTTAACACCTACAGGCGCTGCTGCTGATGAACGTATTTTGCATGCTCCGTCTGAAACAGGGAAAGTGGTTGCCGCTTTATTGAGTGCTGTTAACGGACAATCTGTAAGTGGAATTACTGATAAAAAATTAGCTGACGGAATTGCCAAAGTTGCCAAAGATTTACTTGCCAATAAAGGACAAGCATTAGTTGTTGCTGGAAGCAATGACGTGAATGTACAGATTTTGGTAAATGCTATCAATGAAGCGATTGGTGCAAACGGTAAAACTATTGACTGGTCTGTGGTTCATAATACTCGTCAGGGAAATGATGCGGACTTTATTCAATTGGTAAACGATATGAATGCAGGCACAGTAAAATCTTTGTTGATTTTCGGTGCAAATCCTGCATACAGTTGGTACGACAGTGCGAAATTTGTTTCGGGCTTGAAAAAAGTACCGACAACAATTTCCTTTAACGAAAAGAATGACGAAAGTACACAATTGGTAAAATACGTTTTGCCAAGCCACAACTATCTCGAAAGTTGGGGCGATGCAGAACCGAAAACAGGATATTTCTCTTTGCAACAACCTACCATCAATCCATTGTTCAAAACACGTCAATGGCAAGACAGTTTGTTGAAATGGTCGGGAAATACAACATCTTACGAAGATTATTTAATCAATTACTGGACTACAAAAATCGGTGGCGGCGCAACAGGTTGGGAAAAGGCTTTACAGGCTGGAGTTATCAATCCTGCGACAGAACCTGCGATTGCAGGAGCGCCGTTCAATGCAGGTGCAGTAACTGCTGCAATTTCAGCAGCAACATCTGCAAAAGCATCAGGTAATTTGGAATTGGTTCTTTATCAAAAAATAGCCATCGGTGAAGGACAAGGTGCAAGCAATCCTTTCTTGCAGGAAATGCCCGACCCGATTTCAAAAGCCACATGGGATAATTATATTATGATTTCTCCGGCTTTGGCTAAAACCTTACTGGGAATTGATTTGACAAACGAAGGTCAGACGGACGATTACGAAGTAAACGTAATGAAGCCCGTTGCAAAATTGACTGCACCAAACGGTCAAACTATTGAATTGCCGGTTTTGATTATTCCGGGAACTCATCCGAATACAGTCGGTATTGCACTCGGTTACGGACGTACAGGAAAAATTGGTAAAGCTGCTGCCGGATACGGAAAGAACGCTTTTCCTTTGGCTACTTTAAAAGGAAATGCAGTTCAGTTTGAACAGTACGGCGTTAAATTAGAAAAGACAAACGATACGTATAAAATTGCGCAAACACAGCTCCACGGAACTTACAGTTCGGTAATTGGCGGTACGCGCGAAGAGGTAATAAAAACATTAACGCTTCCATCTTTCGTGAAAAATCCAAAACAGATTTTGGAAGGAAGAGAAGAAGAATTGAAACCTTTTGGAGGCATTGACGGATTTGTAAAGCAAGGAACAATTTATCCTTACTATGACAAACCGGGTATTCATTGGGGAATGAGCATTGATATGAATGCTTGTAACGGCTGCGGCGCGTGCGTTGTAGCTTGTAATATCGAAAACAATATTCCGATTGTAGGTAAAGATGAAGTGGCTCGTTTCCATGATATGCACTGGTTGCGCATCGACCGTTATTATTCCGGTGATGTGGAAAATCCGAATGTTACGTTTATGCCGATGCTGTGTCAACATTGTGACAATGCGCCTTGCGAAAACGTATGTCCGGTAAATGCTACCAACCATAGTCAGGAAGGGTTGAACCAAATGGCTTATAACCGTTGTATCGGTACAAGATATTGTGCGAACAACTGTCCATATAAAGTACGTCGTTTCAACTGGGCAGATTATCTTGGAGCAGACAGCTTCCCGAACAATCAGGACCAGCAAATAGTTGGTAAATTGGATGCGCCCGTTCATGACATGAACGAGGAACTGAGCCGGATGGTATTGAACCCTGATGTTACGGTTCGCTCAAGAGGTGTGATGGAAAAATGTTCTTTCTGCGTACAAAGATTGCAGGATGGCAAGTTGAAGGCGAAGAAAGAAAGCAGACCTTTGAAATCGGGCGAAAACAACGAGTGGGATGTAAAAACGGCTTGTCAGCAAGCGTGCGCAAGCGATTGTATCACTTTCGGAAATTCCAATGATACAAAAAGTGCGGTATCTGTGGCTCGCCACGAAAATCCGTTACGTTTGTTCCATTCATTAGAGCAATTACATACTTTGCCGAATGTAAACTATCTGGCAAAAGTCAGGAATACCGATATAGAAGTAGAAGAAACTTATACGGCGTAA
- the nrfD gene encoding NrfD/PsrC family molybdoenzyme membrane anchor subunit, with translation MSSLKYESQLREPLVKGSKSYHQMTEDIVQPIEAKPGKLWYVGFFIAVALLLFGVVSVTMEVIYGIGQWNLNKTVGWGWDITNFVWWVGIGHAGTLISAILLLFRQGWRTGVNRAAEAMTIFAVMCAGQFPIFHMGRVWDAFFVLPYPNTRGPLWPNFDSPLLWDVFAISTYFTVSVLFWYTGLLPDFATVRDRAKTKLRKLLYGIASFGWTGSTKHWQRHEALSLVLAGLATPLVLSVHTIVSFDFATSVIPGWHTTIFPPYFVAGAVFSGFAMVNTLLLIVRKLMNLQDYITMGHIEAMNKVIVLTGSIVGIAYLSELFVAWYGGNRYEAYEFFYNRANLYSSLGWSYWGMIGCNVLSPQIFWFRKMRRNIFVTFFMSIIVNIGMWFERFVIIVASIYRDYVPSAWSVYYHPTIWELGFYVGTFGLFFTCFFLFSKYFPVIALAEIKSIAKTSGDNHKWADEISKVEAMEPEAFAHEFAH, from the coding sequence ATGTCATCATTAAAGTACGAATCGCAATTAAGAGAACCGCTCGTAAAAGGCAGCAAGAGTTATCATCAGATGACGGAAGACATTGTGCAGCCTATTGAAGCAAAGCCGGGCAAGCTGTGGTATGTAGGATTTTTTATTGCAGTTGCATTGTTGTTGTTTGGCGTTGTGAGTGTAACCATGGAAGTTATCTACGGTATCGGACAATGGAACCTGAATAAGACCGTTGGCTGGGGCTGGGACATTACCAACTTCGTTTGGTGGGTAGGTATCGGTCACGCAGGTACGCTGATTTCGGCAATCTTGTTGTTGTTCCGTCAGGGATGGAGAACAGGTGTAAACCGTGCTGCAGAAGCTATGACGATTTTTGCCGTAATGTGCGCCGGTCAGTTCCCGATTTTCCACATGGGTCGTGTTTGGGATGCGTTCTTTGTATTGCCTTATCCGAATACACGCGGTCCACTTTGGCCTAACTTTGATTCGCCTTTGTTGTGGGACGTATTCGCGATTTCGACTTATTTCACGGTATCCGTTTTGTTTTGGTACACAGGTTTGTTGCCTGATTTTGCAACGGTGCGAGACAGAGCAAAAACAAAATTGAGAAAATTATTATACGGTATCGCTTCTTTCGGGTGGACGGGTTCAACAAAACACTGGCAGCGCCACGAAGCATTATCATTGGTATTGGCAGGTTTGGCTACGCCGTTGGTACTTTCAGTACATACTATCGTGTCATTTGACTTTGCCACGTCTGTAATTCCGGGTTGGCATACTACCATCTTCCCGCCATACTTTGTGGCAGGTGCGGTATTCTCAGGATTTGCAATGGTAAATACTTTGTTGTTGATTGTACGAAAACTGATGAATTTGCAGGATTACATAACGATGGGCCACATTGAGGCAATGAATAAAGTAATTGTGCTTACGGGTTCGATTGTTGGTATAGCTTACTTGTCTGAATTGTTTGTAGCATGGTACGGCGGAAACAGATATGAAGCGTACGAATTTTTCTATAATAGAGCAAATTTGTACAGTTCATTGGGTTGGAGCTATTGGGGTATGATTGGCTGTAATGTATTAAGCCCGCAAATTTTCTGGTTCAGGAAAATGAGGAGAAACATTTTTGTTACTTTCTTCATGAGTATCATTGTAAATATCGGTATGTGGTTCGAGCGTTTTGTAATTATCGTTGCGTCTATTTATCGTGATTATGTTCCGTCTGCATGGTCGGTATATTATCATCCAACGATTTGGGAATTAGGTTTTTATGTTGGTACGTTCGGATTGTTCTTTACCTGTTTCTTCCTGTTCTCTAAATATTTCCCTGTAATTGCGCTTGCTGAAATTAAAAGCATTGCGAAAACATCGGGCGACAATCATAAATGGGCTGATGAAATTTCAAAAGTGGAAGCAATGGAACCTGAAGCTTTTGCACATGAATTTGCACATTAG
- a CDS encoding DUF3341 domain-containing protein gives MAKKKFVVASFDDEEKVFPAVKDVRTAGYKIHDVYTPFPVHGLDHALGLRETSLHTAGFIYGITGTATALGCMTWIFTSDWPQIYDGKPHFALPAFVPITFELTVLFAAVGMVMTFCWLCQLAPFVKKHIFNPRQTDDLFIMAIECTSSTNVDELVSFMKSKNVVDVEIQEAEADWWWGRFDKEQQIINEQAVEVL, from the coding sequence ATGGCAAAAAAGAAATTTGTTGTAGCGAGTTTTGATGATGAGGAGAAAGTTTTTCCTGCGGTAAAAGATGTTCGTACCGCCGGCTACAAAATCCATGATGTATATACACCGTTTCCGGTGCATGGTTTAGACCACGCATTGGGCTTGCGCGAAACAAGCTTGCACACTGCCGGTTTTATCTATGGTATTACCGGGACTGCAACAGCTTTGGGCTGTATGACATGGATTTTTACCAGCGATTGGCCTCAGATTTATGATGGTAAACCACACTTTGCATTACCTGCATTTGTTCCTATTACATTTGAATTGACGGTATTGTTTGCGGCGGTGGGAATGGTAATGACTTTCTGCTGGTTGTGTCAATTAGCACCGTTTGTGAAAAAACATATTTTCAATCCGAGACAGACAGACGATTTGTTTATCATGGCAATTGAATGTACGTCTTCGACAAATGTAGATGAATTGGTAAGCTTTATGAAAAGTAAAAATGTAGTGGATGTAGAAATACAGGAAGCGGAAGCAGACTGGTGGTGGGGACGTTTCGATAAAGAGCAGCAAATCATCAATGAGCAAGCAGTTGAGGTTTTATAA